The genomic interval AGGGGCACAGCGACACTGCAAGGTAGCAGGGATATTTTTCCGTCTTCTGCTCCGGGACGACAAACCACACTACGTCATACACATACCGAGAGTTATGCAACTGCTGGAGCAAAATCTCAGTGCACCTGAATTGTTGCCGCTGCGGCAATGGCTGGATCACTGGCTTCCAGAACGTAACCAGCCCCTGCCAGACTTCGAAACAGCCGCAATTCGTCAACTCATTGGAGTCGATGATCCAGAATCACAACCACCGCGGGCATGATCATGAAAACAATCAACTGGCAGGAATTTGAACAAGTCGATCTTCGGATCGGCACAGTCATTGAAGCAAGAATTTTTCCCGAAGCCCTAAAGCCGGCTTACATCCTCCATGTTGATTTCGGGCCAGAAGTAGGCATGCTTAAATCCAGCGCGCAGATCACTGATCTTTATACACCAGATGATCTGGTCGGAAAGCAGGTTCTCGGTGTAGTCAATTTTCCAAAAAAACAGATTGGCCCGATTAGGTCTGAATTCTTGATCACCGGCTTTACCCAGGCTGATGGATCTGTTGTGCTGGCACAACCTGAACAACCCGTTGCCAACGGCCTCAAACTCGCCTGATCAGATGTACTGTGCGGCTGCCAGTACGGTATCCGATCCCGAAATTATTGCCTGGTAATGGGCTTCGCTTTCCGGCAGCACCTGCTCACTGTAATGTCGGCAGGTGAGTAATTTGCTCCTATAGAAATCCTGATTGCCCTCATACGTTGTCAAATGGCGAGCCGCTACACCCGCAGCCCTTGCCATTTGCCAGCCCCCTGCAACGATACCCCACAGCATGAGATAGTGAAAGGATGATGCGTAGGGTCGTCTGGGATCCTGGGTACCTGCTTCAAGAATCCAGTCCGTCGCGCCTGAAAGTCGATCAAGTGACGTAGACACATTCGTACAAATTACTTTCAGCGCGTCGGACTCACCAGGGTTAATCTGCATAAGATCTGTACGTGCTTGTTTAATTAATTCGTAAATAACCTCACCACCATCACGAAGAAGTTTTCGACCCACCAGATCAGCCGCCTGAATCCCGGTAGTGCCTTCGTAAATCGTGGTGATGCGGGCGTCGCGGTAATGTTGAGCCGCACCGGTTTCTTCGATAAACCCCATGCCACCGTGAACCTGCAAGGCCACACCGGTAACCTGGTTGCCCACTTCACTGCTCCAACCCTTAACGATGGGAATCAGTACGTCTAAACGCCGTTGGGCCTTTGCTCTGGCCTGTTCGTCCGGGTGCCGGATGGAACAATCCATTGCCTGCGCCGCGTACATGCTGACTGCTCGCATAGCCTCCACACGACTCTTCATATCGATCATCATGCGGGCGACATCCGGGTGAGCAATTATGGTGACTCGCTTGCCACTCGGATCACCTACCGCCCGCCCCTGAACTCGTTCAATCACAAAATTTCGAGCACGCTGGTAAGCGCGTTCAGCAACAGCGTAACCCTCGACACCAACAGCATGTCTCGCCATGTTCATCATGATGAACATGTACTCGAGTCCCCTATTTTTGTCACCGATAAGATACGCAGTTGCACCACCTTGATCGCCGTATGCCATTAGCGCAGTGGGACTGCCGTGGATGCCGAGTTTGTGCTCGAGAGACACACATCGCAGATCGTTTCGCTCGCCAGGTTCGCCCTGTGCATCCGGTATGAATTTCGGTACGATAAATAGCGAAATACCTTTTACGCCTTCGGGTGCGTCTGGTGTTCGAGCCAGCACAAGATGCACGATATTAGAGGTGAGATCGTGCTCACCGTAGGTAATATAGATTTTCTGACCGCTCAGGAGATAGTGTCCGTCGTCGTCTGTCGGTATGGCGCTTGCCCTGATCGCACTGAGATCAGACCCAGCCTGTGGCTCAGTCAGATTCATCGTTCCAGCCCACTCACCAGACACGAGTTTAGTCAGATAGATTCGTTTCTGTTCCTCACTGCCCTGCAATGAGATTGCCTCGGCAGCAGAGTTTGTCAGCAACGGACAGAGTCCGAATGACATATTTGCGGCATCCCACATTTCCTGTACAGCTACAGCCAATACTCGAGGCAGACCCTGACCACCGTATTCAGGGTCAAAAATGAGTGCCGTCCAGCCACCCTCCGCAAACTTCTGGTATGCAGCTCTCCATTCCGTAGAGGTCGTTACCACTCCGTCTTTTACGGTGGGTGCCTCCACGTCTCCACGCCTGTTCAGCGGAGCGAGCACTTCCGAGGCCAGTTTCCCGGCTTCATTCAGCACTGCGTCGACTACATCTGAGGTGGCCTCTTCGTATCCCGGCATCGCGCGAATCCCTTCCAGATCAACAAGTTCGTTAAGGACAAACTTAAGGTCATCAACAGGTGCGGCATAATTAGGCATATTGATTCTCCATCATCCACATCTATGGGCACTCCAACTGAGATAATTCTAGTTTCACGACAAGGTAAACACCAACACATTGAGCAAAGGTTGTAACCTGCGAGTTCAACAGCACCTGCACTAAATGAATGTTTCAGTCAAAGATGATCCGCGCCAGTT from Gammaproteobacteria bacterium carries:
- a CDS encoding tRNA-binding protein; this translates as MKTINWQEFEQVDLRIGTVIEARIFPEALKPAYILHVDFGPEVGMLKSSAQITDLYTPDDLVGKQVLGVVNFPKKQIGPIRSEFLITGFTQADGSVVLAQPEQPVANGLKLA
- a CDS encoding acyl-CoA dehydrogenase; its protein translation is MPNYAAPVDDLKFVLNELVDLEGIRAMPGYEEATSDVVDAVLNEAGKLASEVLAPLNRRGDVEAPTVKDGVVTTSTEWRAAYQKFAEGGWTALIFDPEYGGQGLPRVLAVAVQEMWDAANMSFGLCPLLTNSAAEAISLQGSEEQKRIYLTKLVSGEWAGTMNLTEPQAGSDLSAIRASAIPTDDDGHYLLSGQKIYITYGEHDLTSNIVHLVLARTPDAPEGVKGISLFIVPKFIPDAQGEPGERNDLRCVSLEHKLGIHGSPTALMAYGDQGGATAYLIGDKNRGLEYMFIMMNMARHAVGVEGYAVAERAYQRARNFVIERVQGRAVGDPSGKRVTIIAHPDVARMMIDMKSRVEAMRAVSMYAAQAMDCSIRHPDEQARAKAQRRLDVLIPIVKGWSSEVGNQVTGVALQVHGGMGFIEETGAAQHYRDARITTIYEGTTGIQAADLVGRKLLRDGGEVIYELIKQARTDLMQINPGESDALKVICTNVSTSLDRLSGATDWILEAGTQDPRRPYASSFHYLMLWGIVAGGWQMARAAGVAARHLTTYEGNQDFYRSKLLTCRHYSEQVLPESEAHYQAIISGSDTVLAAAQYI